The nucleotide sequence CTACTACCGCCTCGTCCGTGTTGATAATCTTTGCCTCGCAAACAGGGTTCATTCCTTGCAGCACTTGTTTCACGCACTCCCTGTTGTCCATGTTACTTTCCGCAGTTCCGGGGTCGCAGATGTAAGTGCCATGTATTCTTGAACATTTTTCTTGAAAACTTaacatataattaaatttatcatcgtacaatatatatttgggTAGAGTGAGAAAATTCGTGCCATTGATAGGTAATTTAATTAGGTGAGAAAGTGTGTAAGTGTACTTATCAAATATTGGAATCtttatatgaaatattatttttgtttttttggatTCTATCTCTATGTTGAGTAGTCTGTAAATATGCTCTtctgaattaatagaaaaATTTTGAAGTTTAAAAATCTGTGCAATATCTTTCAATTCTTGTAtaggtaaaataaaattgggaattattttgaatttagcCAATAGTATACTTTCAGCTATATCATGTATGTGGTTTTGGAGAATATCTATATTATTATCTTTCAATTCTTGTAtaggtaaaataaaattgggAATTATTTTGTCTTAATTTGTTGGATTGTTTGCCTAAATCAGGCCGTAGGTGTTTTTTTTATCTCATACAGGTTTGATGGATCGTTTTGTTGCCGCATTGGATATTCGCCCTGAATACCAATGTCGATTGAATCAGTCTAATAATTGAGGGTCAACCACGTCACGAATGCCGTCGAACCAATTGTTCCTTATGAACAACTAGTGCAACCTCTTCGAACATCAGTCCAACAACTAGACACGCCAGTGTATCGTCACTGCTGAACTGTCTTCGAAGTGCAATCGACAACTAGCGCAACTTGTTCGAGTTTCAACCCAACCGCTAGACACGCCAGTGTATCGTCGCCGTTGAGCTGTCTCGACATGTATTGACAACTAGCGCAACTTGTTCGAACATCAACCCAACCGCTAGACACGCCAGTGTATCGTCGCTGTTGAGTTGCCTTCGAATTTGAATTAAACCGTCAGCGATCTGTTCAAACATCAACCCAACCGCTGAGGCCAACTTTCACACAAGTTTGACGCGATCCACTAACTACGCTCCAACATACGAGCCTCAATCACTCACTTGTATATTCTGATTcacaacataaatatatttttaatattttctgaTTTGTCTAAATCATTTTACCaagatttttatattttgtttaatcaCTATAATTGTTCTATTTGAACTTTTACATGATTAGATATTTAATTTcttcttttataaaaatttctttagttatgtaattttcattaaatatgATTGCATCTTTTTAACTcgcttatttatttgttgtgtaTTTTGTGTGTTGTGGCAATTCATTTTGtgtattggcattttattattctttattCTCTCACTCTACTCACTTAAGTACAATTGTGATGAAAAGGAGCTGCATCAGGTCCAGTttccgactgcgccaattaacGAGTGAAGCCTTCCAGTGTCTTCCTTCTGTGGTCCTTTGTGTTTCTTTTCCCTCTATTGTTTCTTcccgattttaattaaaaggtATTTCCCTTTAAGGTTGTGATTTTATTTAGATCTCACTCTCATCGAGTGtagcttaagactgacttaTTACAAAGGAGAATCAAGTATTATGTATGGCTCTGTGTTGTCGCGAATCTGCTGACCCAGCGGATTTGGGGAATGCCTCCGTTTTGCTGCGCTGTTTCCGCCTACACTGTTGCAACATGAGGGGACAACGAACTAGCGGCTCAGCGTGGAGGTTTAGGGGGGTGGGGAAGTAGTGGCGTGGACTGCTGATGTGGTCAGATGTGGGCCAACGAACTAATGGTTCTGGCGTggaggtttagggggtggggaaGTAGATGTAGATGTGGTAACTCGCggtataaaagaaaatataacggaAATGGTTTtcagaataaataaaattgctcATGGAATACTTTAAGGCCAGGGAATATTTTGTGTGTGAAAAGTAAATACATGTCACTGATGTTGTGCTATCACCTTTTTAATCATGtcttttgaattattttgcGACAGGTTTTTTGTCTTTATTACATTTCACTCcagaacataataataatattgaataATACAGCTCAAACATTTGTGAAgagggaaaataaatacaactgTGCTGGTTTTTCACACAATGTAaagaataattattattttaagtaaAGCTTTGCTTTCACTGTCATTGCTAATGGAAAATATCTTGCCCATTTGAAAATTATTCAATACGAATTTCTCGTCATGACTGTGACCTATACCTCACGTGTGAGTACCTCGAGTGTTCTCAGTAATTTCTTGGGGCTGCTGGTCAGGTTGGTacttcaaatatatatatatttttccatttttaagcTTTAAAAGGAACACCTATTTCAAAGATGGCGCGGCAGTATTTACAAGTTAATATGGTTGGACCTTATTGTATTTTTCGGATTGTACTGTTTACTGGCAATTACATATCGTCTGTTGGTAAACGAAGAGGGCAAAAGGTAAGCGTTTATTTGTATTcctctttaaaataacaaGCTTTGTCACAGGTTTTTTGAGGCCATTATGTCGTATTGCGAGAAAAATGGCTCCCTCATTCCGTTATCGTTCGTTTTGGGATTTTTCGTGAGAATCGTGATGAACCGATGGTGGGACCAATATACCACCATTCCTTGGCCAGATGGAATTGCCATTTTGATAAGCACCAGTATCCATGGCTCCGATGATAGAGCCAGGGTAATGAGGCGAACTATCCTAAGATATGTGTGCCTGTGCCAGGTGATAGTATTCACCATGATATCACCGCGTGTCAAGCGCCGATTCCCCACCTACACTCAAATTATTGAGGCTGGCTTTCTgctggaaaatgaaaagaaaatcatTGAGGCCATGGATCAGGCCTTCCCAAGTTATCCAAAGCACTGGATGCCCATCGTTTGGGCAGCTAGTATTGTGATGAGAGCGCGGAGGGAGAATAAAATCCGGGATGACTACGCTGTTAAGACCATCATCGATGAATTGAACCAGTTACGCGGGAATTGTGGATTTTTGCTCTATTACGATTGGATAAGTGTTCCACTGGTCTACACCCAAGTGGTCACCGTGGCCACGTACTCCTTCTTCCTGTTCAGTGTCCTCGGACAGCAGTGGAATGAAAGTCATTCCGACGAGGATGGTACTAGGATCAGGAGATGGTTTCCGATCCTGACCGTTCTCCAGTTTTTCTTTTACATGGGTTGGCTCAAGGTAGCCGAGACGCTGATAAATCCTTTCGGAGAGGATGATGACGACTTCGAGGTGAGTGCTTAAGTTCGATTAACTATTACATCCAATTGGTATAACATAGTTTTCCTACTTATACATATAGTCTAATGCTTTATTTTACTGCAGCTCAACTGGATAATCGATAGGAATCTTACCGTTTCTTATTGCATTGTGGATGAGATGCACCAGGAGCATCCGGAACTTGTTAAGGATCAGTATTGGGAAGAGGTCTTCCCTAATGAAATTCCATACGCTCAGCCAAAAATGCGTCAAAATCCTCCAGCAGCTTCCACGGCCTATATGGAATCACAATCAAAagtaaagtttattttttgtattctcATTAATGAATAAGCTAATATCCGGATTTTTAGCTCCAGAAACGCCATGAATCTGCAATGTCAACTCTTAGTACCCGTTCGCGAAACAACTTCCGACAAAACTTCCTGGGAAGACCATCTGCCACTGGTAGCTACTCAGACTCCATCCAAATGGAAGATGGGCCGTCGCGAGTGACCTTCAGTGAGAATCAATTTGATTTGCCACATGATGAAGCGAACAGCTCACACAAGCCGTCGCAATCCACAAGTAGGCTTTGTATTATCTAACTTTATTCGCTCTTAATTTTTTGCTCTTATATCTTTTCAGTTGACTTTAACGATCTAATTGAGCAGCGTCGTCGCGAACGCAGGGAACGCATTCGACACCGATTTTTGGATATGCAAAGTACCCATCTGCGACATGATACCTCCGGTGCTCCTTATACGATCACAGTTCTTCGTCCCCCATCCGATGAAACTCTGTCCGAGAGTCAGGAAGCGGGGGACAGAGCTCAACAGGATCCATCGGGCAGCAAGGAACCCCCTCCAAATAAGACGGAAAAGCAGGATTAGacgaaaacgaaataaaaatattaaaatcacaaTTTGTTTCTGTACATTTTAAGGATTCATTCGTTATTTCTTAGATTCGTCACTGTCCTTATCATTGTCCGTGTCCTCCTCCTTTCTCTTTTTCTGACTTAAGTAGCTTCTGTCGGTCTGGACATCAGAATTTTTTTGCGGGACATTAGTACGACTTGATCGAGCTGATCCTCCATTCGAAGCCAGATCCCCTTTAATCAACTCCATGGCGAGGGCGGCTTGTTGCATCTGCCGGTTCACACGCTCCCTGTCCCGCTTCTCCTTTAGACGGTCAAAGTCGTCCTTGTTTCTGGAATCTAGAGTCCTTGTATCTCCCTCGTTCTCTTCATCAACCTTCTCGTCAAGGGTATCAATACTCTGGTTGTCATAGGAGTACGATACCGATACTGAACTTTTGCTCCAACTGAACTCCCGGCGGGCAAATCGTATAGTTACTTCCGGGTTGTATTCATCCTCATCGTCGAACTCTGTAAAATCGTTTTCCAAACTGACTTCGCTTTTCGTCATGGTCACGGGGACAACTTTTGGTATGCCCAATCGAGCGGTTGATGCCTCCGGATGTTCGGCCCTATCGGACTCCACGGCATATGGCAACTCAGCGGGAAACACCTCATCCCAATACTGATCCCTCACCAACTGCGGATGATCATTGTGCATTTCATCAACGATCAAGTAACTCACTTGCAAGTTGCGATCGATCAGCCAGTTCagttcaaagtcatcgtcgtcatcgccAAAAGGACAAATCAATGTCTCGGCCACCTTAAGCCAGCCCATGAAGAAGAAAAACTCCAGAGTGCTGAACAACGGAAAGTAGTAACTAACAATATTATTGTAGTGCTTAATATCCCGATCGATCCACTGGTGACCAAATATCGAGGCCACAAAGTACGAGTAGACGGCCAGGGTGACGACCTGAGAATAATCTATCGTAATATATCGCTTAGAATAGAGTCATAAACTAACCTGTGTATAGACCAGTGGCACTGAGATTGTATCGTAATGGATGAGCATATTGCATCCAGCTCGGAATTTATTGAGCTCATCTATCATGGACTTCAGGGAGAAGTCATCCCAAATTCGACCTTCCTTTCGAGCCCTTGTTACAATACTGGCGGCCCAGACAATGGGCATCCAATACTTTGGGTGCTTTGGAAACTTCACATCCATTGCCTTCATAATATTTGCCTCGTTGGCGTTTAGCAAACCCACCTCAATTAACTGATCGTAGGTTGGAAAGCGACGCTTTATAACTGGCGATATCATCGAGAGCACCATAGTCAATGCCAAGCACACATATCTCATAATCGTGCGTCTCATCAGACGACCATGTTCATCTTGGCCACGGACCAAGGCACTCACATAAACCGCCAGCGGATCGGGCCAAGGAACTGTGATATATTGATTCCACCAGCGTTCTATGATAATGCCCACATAAAATCCCAGTACGAAAGAGAGCGGAATCAGGTTGCTATAGCTATGACAGTACATCACAATGTCCTCGAAAACACTATGGGTTAAGGGGGTTGGgggttaaataaattaaaacgttctattctattctatgaTCTACTTACGGCTTATCGACGTCCCTGAGAGCATAGCGATATATTACAGCCATGAAGTAGAAGCAGGACAGGAATGCCAGAAGATCCACCCATATTATCTTGTAGATACTTGCGCGCCATCTGCCGAATGATCAGATactttagtaactttggcAATGGGCCAATCGGAGATGCCTCACCTCATCAAAAGCTTCCAGAAGCAGCCGAAATGGCTGCATGTTGCCACCTCAGCGGTGTAAGAGACAGTCATACTCGAGAATTGTCAATTGGAAAACTTTAATAATACCGAACGGCTGGGAAATCGActtggcaatggcaatgaCAATTGGATTGGGTAGGGGAAACACTTTGTGAGGCCATAAGCAAAGCCAACTTTGAAATTAGTTCTAGTCTTTGGTTTGGCTCGGAGGTAATTTTCCCACTCAAGCATTAAACGAAGGCAATTTGGTAGGCGCGTCACATTTTGTGGGcgtaattatttaaattagatCATTTATATTTGCCGCCAGGCCAACAGACAACAACCCACAAAGGCCAATTTGCCACACGCTCTGGCCCGCACATGTGATGAAGTCTGCTCCTgttcctccagctcctcctgctccttctgTTCCAGCCCATATATGTTTGCCTATATATGTAGAATATCTGTTTGTCTGGCGGCATCAAGAAGGTGCAGTAAAATTTTAATACCCCAGCAAACATTCTGAATAGCCAAAGCGGCAATGATGTGATTTTTCCCACTCCAATGGGGAAAGTGTGAAGAGCATTACGAACGAGTATCTTATCAGCAAAATTCTGCTAATGTTCTAATGCTCGTTTTGTTGCTATCACACATCCTGCCGCAGTTGcgaaaaatctataaaatatCATAGCTTAattctataaatataatttatatgttcAAATGTGagtgaattaaataaataaaaaacaaattaaattagaaaataaattagtACTTTATTCGAAGCATATGCGTTCTCATGAAATTCGTCTTGCGATTAATTTGGACGTGAAATTTATACTCTGATGCATCATATAGAAAGGCGGAAAAAATGAGCAATACGCACGTGATAATAAGCTCAATAAAAATTGGGTTTGGTTTAACAATGTATCTAATCAGTTAATAGATAATTAAACAGCTGGTAACGCTTGCATTGCTtacaaacgaatttaatatGGTGACAAGAATTTGTTAGTAAAAGTATGGAAAATCACAAATAGCAATCGCAGGTAGAAATAATCGGTTATACGGAGAATATCTACACACACACCTGAGCAATGCAACCGAACCAGATTTGTTTAATCGGCTTATCTGGTATCAGCAAATCATATCTGCAGTTACGAAATCCAGCCATTCATTCACCTTCTTATATGGCCTGAGTTTACGTAATCGTAGATTTCATCGAGATAAGACTCATAAGACTCTTTAAACCGAATGCAGTTTTGATTCTATCAATCAATAGAAATAGCAAAATACTAGAATTCTAATATGAAGCGGAGATGATCAACCGACTTAaccaatttttaaaattgaaaaattgacACTCGACAGCTAACGACAATAAAAACATCAACATCTAGACCAAAAACAATATGAAACAATAGCAGTGCGAAGACGAGCGCAGAAAGCATTTATAATTGTGTTCGTCTGTGCGATATTATTACTGCATTCCACTCTATATAGACGGCCAGTTCTCGTAGCGCTCTCCATATATAGGGGCCACAATATTATCTTACACTTTCAGTTAACGCTATACACCGAAACCGTCAACAAGCGAGCTGCGTGCCAGTGCGAATGAGAGAGCGATACGGTGCGAGAAAAAGATAGCAGCACGAGCGGGAGAAAAGTACGAATGCTCCAAATctaaagccaaaaaaaccggCAGATCGGAAATGAAGCAAAAACGTGAATACAAACAGTGTTATCTAAAGcaacataaataacaaaattctGGAATTGCCTTGTAGTGGCGGtaaaaacaagaacaacaagcaCAGAACAAAAATCTGTTGTTTCGCTATCGCAAGATCATAAAACCGAAAGTcggaaaacaacaacagaggCAAACACAGCAGCAGTCATatcacagcagcaacatcaaaaccaaaaccaacaaaatgcGACGTCACACAGTGTGATTCAGATCCTCTCCCTCGCACCAACGCCCCTCCCGCTCGCACACCTGctaatttttttgtattcgcTCTAATTACAACCCAGATCATCTCGAAAACCCTGCGATCCCCCGAGTAGCGCCTTATCACCACTAAATCCCGACGAATTGAAGTCGCCTTCGTCTCTTATCAGTTTTGCTTCGGatgtgcactgagagaaaatacGCCTATTTTAGACATCGATTTTCCACGTCTATTTAAAAGAGTAAGCTGCTTGCagtttattaatatttcgGACCTACATATCAATTTGTGaaaaatggtttttatttcatgatcgacatttaatatgtttgtgtttcgtttttaaattgttatacaatatttgtttttaaggataaaaaacaaaaaaaaatattattttcatatgGATTGCATAGAATCTGATTTCGTTATAAAAGaaatttttttaagaaaagtttttaaatttttaaattaaatttttaaaataaattttgatcTATATTTAAGCTACAAATTATTGTTTACAgaaagtttaaaattaatgTTCGATATAACTTTCTAATGGATttcaaattataatttttgacCAATTGTTTTGTCACGTTATCTATTAATAAAAGTTGTTTAGTACTAAAGATTTATTTTTACCCCTATAATTGAAGATACATTTTTCTCGCCGTGTACCCCGCTCTCCTCGTCCATGGCAAGCAGTCAATCTCGTCGGGTGGCGGAGGAGATTCGAGTTCGGCTCGCCGGCCTGGTGGTGGTCTTATCTTAGGAGGAGTGTGCGAAGAATTCGCGGCTGTAAGACGACACCAACAGGCTGCAGACAGACGCTCCCTGATCGCCAAGTATGTCGGTCACAGTCTTGTTTTCCGTTTTCTATTGTTTTGAGTGAgagaaaattaataatagactTCCAATTCATTAATAAGAAACAGACAAAGGCGGAGCGACAATATTAACTTAGAGTGCATTGGAGCAACAACTGCACTTGGAATCGAATATATGTAAGTGAGGACGGACGGCAGTGTCTCAAAGTCGGTGAGTGCAGAATCAAGTTTACCATAATTATATAAACTTAGCATAACTTCGCATTCGACAAGTCCGGCAAACTCACCTAGACCCACTTAATTATCTTCGTTTAGGGCAGAGCAAACGACGAATTATAACGTTAATAATagaaaggcaaacaaagctGCACAAGATATTCTACGTAAAAACTTGAGCATCTGATTCTTATCAAAGTGTGGAAAAGGTGTGGGTGCTTTGGTTAGTCACCTCttagaaaaaatataataatgaaTGATTTACAGCGGATGCAGTGCATACTTAAGTTAATTCTCAAAAAACATACGAGTTTTGTTTGCACACCTGTCggtaaaaattgtatttaaaataacGAAATCATGATCCTTTTAAGTTCATAGAAATTTGATTGCAAATCATGCTATTCTATTCTacctttattattatttgtgtaGCTATTTTTTTCAAGACCCTACTAATGTATGAAATTAATAgccaaatttaattatttccattattttAAGACCACCACCGTTTTCTTATCAAACTTTCTTTGTGAAAGGCGGTTTCGAAAACTTTTCCATTCAAACTTCTACACCTCTAAAACCTTCGTACATAGCACACccaacatatgtatatatcatcACCTATAATGAATTCTAAGTGGAACAATCGAGTTCAGACTCACAATAGCCCCGCCATTTACGATTACATTTTGAGTTCCATTATTTGCATTATACAATCAAACGGCGTTACAAGATAAGACAATACGCGGATCGAAGTGCATTATGATTTTGTCTAAACCTCTGAAAGACACTTGGTGAATTTTGTTCGTTCCAAAATTCTAGAGTTTACTGAACTTTCCACCAATCGAGGGAGATAGATACTGAACAATGGTTCGCCAGATCTCGCCATGGAAAGTTCTCACCCGGCGCAAGAATCTCCAAGCGGATGGCAGCGAGGGGGAAACGAAGCTGAATCGAGTTCTGGGTCTATGGGACCTCACGGCCCTGGGTGTCGGATCGACCTTGGGAGCTGGGGTCTACGTGCTGGCCGGACAGATAGCCAAGGATCAGGCGGGTCCATCGGTGATGATATCGTTTGCCATCGCGGCACTGGCATCTTTGCTGGCAGGTGAGTTCGATTTGGACTAAAGTAAAACCCATATAATAAAAACCCCTGAGATACAATATTTCagaagttttgtttttgcatatAGTTATGGCAAGGTTAACAAACTATATAACTgactctatatatattttttttttatctttcaTGTTTTCTTACAGGAGTTTGCTATGCGGAATTTGGCGCTCGAGTTCCCAAGGCTGGATCGGCGTATGTATATAGTTATGTCTGTATCGGGGAATTCGTAGCTTTTGTCATTGGATGGAATCTCATATTGGAATACGTTATTGGAACGGCTAGTGTTTGTAGGGGTATCAGCCTGTACCTGGACTCCCTACTAAATGATACCCTGAAATACACATTCGCCGAGGTTGCTCCTATGAATGTCAGTTTCTTGGGCAGCTACTTTGACTTTTTGGCCTTTGGCCTAGTGGTTGTGTTTGGCGGTAAGAGCactaataaattcaaataatttaaatagaaaataaatttaaaatgcgtTAAATGTTTCAGTTGCACTGGCCTTTGGCGTGGAGACATCGACTATGGCAAATAATTTTGTGACGTgcctaaatatatttattttgggatTTGTCATAATCGCTGGCGCTTTAAAAGGTAAATATAGTTTCAATTACTCACTTCTTAATAAACcttaagtaaatataaaattgtgAGTGGTTTGTTGAATGCATTCATGCATAAAGTGCTGCATTTTTCAAATGGGCTCACCTAATTGGAAAACCATTAGTATCTCTCAAAATAGCACCatgaaaaaagcaaaagttccAAAATCATAATAGATTAATCATATTCTCTGATTCCCAATTctgtttttttaattaattaatgttctctgtttgtttgttatcTCCCCAGCTGACTATTCCAACTGGACGGTGGATCCGAGTACTGTGAGTGCGAATTCTACTATCGGATCTGGTGGGTTTTTCCCCTTTGGATTTGAAGGCACTCTTCGTGGAGCAGCCACCTGCTTCTTTGGCTTTGTGGGATTCGATTGCATCGCCACCACAGGGGAAGAGGTCCGAAATCCTCGGAAAAATATCCCGAAATCGATTCTGCTCTCACTGCTGATTATCTTTTTGTGCTATTTCGGAGTGTCCACTGTACTGACATTGATGCTGCCATACTATATCCAGGATGTTAACGCACCACTGCCATATGCCTTCGAGTATGTGGGTTGGCCAGTGGCCATGTGGATTGTCACCGTAGGTGGTTTggtgggtctgctggccagtctCTTTGGAGCACTGTTCCCACTGCCCAGGGTTATGTACTCGATGGCCCAGGATGgtcttttgtttaaatttctGGGCAAAGTGAGTCCGAGATTCCGAGTTCCAGTCACCGGATCTATTGTGGCAGCTCTTTTCACGGCCGCAATTGCCGGACTCTTCGATTTGTCCCAACTGGTCAGCCTGCTCTCAATCGGCACTTTATTGGCCTACAGCGTTGTGGCCATATCCATAATGCTTTTGCGATATATGGACTATTGTGAGGTTGACGAGAATCCAGGGCAGAGGGAAGTCAGAGCATCGGAAACCACTTCTTTAACTTCGAGTTCCGAGCGATTCACGTTCGGTTCAGTA is from Drosophila melanogaster chromosome 3L and encodes:
- the Best4 gene encoding bestrophin 4 yields the protein MTVTYTSRVSTSSVLSNFLGLLVRWRGSIYKLIWLDLIVFFGLYCLLAITYRLLVNEEGKRFFEAIMSYCEKNGSLIPLSFVLGFFVRIVMNRWWDQYTTIPWPDGIAILISTSIHGSDDRARVMRRTILRYVCLCQVIVFTMISPRVKRRFPTYTQIIEAGFLLENEKKIIEAMDQAFPSYPKHWMPIVWAASIVMRARRENKIRDDYAVKTIIDELNQLRGNCGFLLYYDWISVPLVYTQVVTVATYSFFLFSVLGQQWNESHSDEDGTRIRRWFPILTVLQFFFYMGWLKVAETLINPFGEDDDDFELNWIIDRNLTVSYCIVDEMHQEHPELVKDQYWEEVFPNEIPYAQPKMRQNPPAASTAYMESQSKLQKRHESAMSTLSTRSRNNFRQNFLGRPSATGSYSDSIQMEDGPSRVTFSENQFDLPHDEANSSHKPSQSTIDFNDLIEQRRRERRERIRHRFLDMQSTHLRHDTSGAPYTITVLRPPSDETLSESQEAGDRAQQDPSGSKEPPPNKTEKQD
- the Best3 gene encoding bestrophin 3 — encoded protein: MTVSYTAEVATCSHFGCFWKLLMRWRASIYKIIWVDLLAFLSCFYFMAVIYRYALRDVDKPVFEDIVMYCHSYSNLIPLSFVLGFYVGIIIERWWNQYITVPWPDPLAVYVSALVRGQDEHGRLMRRTIMRYVCLALTMVLSMISPVIKRRFPTYDQLIEVGLLNANEANIMKAMDVKFPKHPKYWMPIVWAASIVTRARKEGRIWDDFSLKSMIDELNKFRAGCNMLIHYDTISVPLVYTQVVTLAVYSYFVASIFGHQWIDRDIKHYNNIVSYYFPLFSTLEFFFFMGWLKVAETLICPFGDDDDDFELNWLIDRNLQVSYLIVDEMHNDHPQLVRDQYWDEVFPAELPYAVESDRAEHPEASTARLGIPKVVPVTMTKSEVSLENDFTEFDDEDEYNPEVTIRFARREFSWSKSSVSVSYSYDNQSIDTLDEKVDEENEGDTRTLDSRNKDDFDRLKEKRDRERVNRQMQQAALAMELIKGDLASNGGSARSSRTNVPQKNSDVQTDRSYLSQKKRKEEDTDNDKDSDESKK
- the CG7255 gene encoding uncharacterized protein, isoform G, with product MVRQISPWKVLTRRKNLQADGSEGETKLNRVLGLWDLTALGVGSTLGAGVYVLAGQIAKDQAGPSVMISFAIAALASLLAGVCYAEFGARVPKAGSAYVYSYVCIGEFVAFVIGWNLILEYVIGTASVCRGISLYLDSLLNDTLKYTFAEVAPMNVSFLGSYFDFLAFGLVVVFGVALAFGVETSTMANNFVTCLNIFILGFVIIAGALKADYSNWTVDPSTVSANSTIGSGGFFPFGFEGTLRGAATCFFGFVGFDCIATTGEEVRNPRKNIPKSILLSLLIIFLCYFGVSTVLTLMLPYYIQDVNAPLPYAFEYVGWPVAMWIVTVGGLVGLLASLFGALFPLPRVMYSMAQDGLLFKFLGKVSPRFRVPVTGSIVAALFTAAIAGLFDLSQLVSLLSIGTLLAYSVVAISIMLLRYMDYCEVDENPGQREVRASETTSLTSSSERFTFGSVCTQLFNVHRVQEPNAISSRIVGVLSTLFCLISLGIGVLIMQAHLLIASKEVWALTLLIVLVVLMLLVICLICLQPREARRRLFRVPFVPIVPAISIFINIYLMLQLDTWTWIRFGVWMIVGLSIYFFYGLPNSYREMKRQRAGWQKLKYSDRL